In Streptomyces durocortorensis, a genomic segment contains:
- a CDS encoding MFS transporter: MSRTKPSLPVLPVLAVGAFAIGTDTFVVAGVLPEVAGDLSATLTDAGWVSTLFALTYAVLAPVLGALTGRLERRTVLVISLLVFALGNAASALAPGLGALLAARVATAAGAALYIPAASASAAALSAPERRGRAMAVVLGGLSAATVAGVPFGTWLAADLGWRSTFWLLAGLGVLCAAAVAGGLPEVRLPAAPGIAARLAPARDPRVLFTVLTTLLFMTGGYLALTYIGAVLAPVTGGDGGELALLLLVFGVLAVAGTTLGGRATDRWGATPVLLASVAGLAVVLGTLPLTRDRTLSAALAMAAWGVTAMMTQPPQQYRLFAVAPASGPLLLSLNSSATFTGISLGGFIGGRVIADGGADEVDLLGPLGAGLAVLALVTAVIGVRVGQRGPGAGEDAEPAAGTGASAAEPAGKRG, from the coding sequence ATGTCCCGCACGAAGCCCTCGCTGCCCGTGCTCCCCGTCCTTGCCGTCGGCGCCTTCGCCATCGGCACCGACACCTTCGTGGTGGCCGGAGTGCTGCCCGAGGTGGCCGGAGACCTGTCGGCGACCCTCACCGACGCCGGCTGGGTGAGCACCCTCTTCGCCCTCACGTACGCCGTCCTCGCGCCGGTGCTCGGCGCGCTCACCGGACGCCTGGAACGCCGTACCGTCCTGGTGATCTCGCTGCTCGTCTTCGCCCTCGGCAACGCCGCGTCCGCGCTCGCCCCCGGCCTCGGCGCGCTGCTCGCGGCCCGGGTCGCTACCGCCGCGGGCGCCGCCCTCTACATCCCGGCCGCCTCGGCGTCCGCCGCCGCGCTCTCGGCGCCCGAGCGGCGCGGGCGCGCCATGGCCGTGGTCCTCGGCGGGCTGTCCGCCGCGACGGTCGCGGGCGTGCCCTTCGGCACCTGGCTCGCCGCCGACCTGGGCTGGCGGTCCACCTTCTGGCTGCTCGCCGGGCTCGGGGTGCTGTGCGCCGCCGCCGTGGCCGGGGGCCTGCCCGAGGTTCGACTGCCCGCCGCGCCGGGCATCGCCGCGCGCCTTGCCCCGGCGCGGGACCCGCGGGTGCTGTTCACCGTGCTCACCACGCTGCTCTTCATGACCGGCGGCTATCTGGCGCTCACCTACATCGGTGCCGTCCTCGCCCCGGTGACCGGCGGTGACGGCGGCGAACTCGCGCTGCTCCTGCTCGTCTTCGGGGTCCTCGCCGTGGCCGGTACCACCCTCGGCGGCCGGGCCACCGACCGCTGGGGCGCGACCCCAGTCCTGCTCGCGTCGGTCGCTGGGCTCGCCGTGGTCCTCGGCACGCTGCCGCTGACCCGCGACCGGACCCTGTCCGCCGCGCTGGCCATGGCGGCCTGGGGCGTCACCGCGATGATGACCCAGCCCCCGCAGCAGTACCGGCTCTTCGCCGTCGCGCCCGCCTCGGGGCCGCTGCTGCTCTCCCTGAACTCATCGGCAACTTTCACCGGGATCTCGCTCGGCGGCTTCATCGGCGGCCGGGTGATCGCCGACGGCGGCGCGGACGAGGTGGACCTGCTGGGCCCGCTCGGCGCGGGCCTCGCGGTCCTCGCCCTGGTCACGGCGGTCATCGGCGTACGGGTGGGGCAGCGCGGCCCAGGTGCCGGGGAAGACGCCGAACCGGCCGCAGGGACCGGTGCCTCGGCCGCCGAACCCGCGGGCAAGCGGGGCTGA
- a CDS encoding amidohydrolase family protein: MSRKTLLHRATVQEGLGKASLPHHSVLIDGDRIEAVMPEGLAPVHAPDVDVLDLAGRTVMPGMTLGHTHIAYLDVLDGREMLFKYSIPEVTLGAAANTTNLLGLGYTGFVGAGSVSGIDMALRRAVDSGRLRGPRITPCSRDLMVSGPPERRNSDVKKRIPSDLMRLADTPEEMAEYVAGEIAQGAEIVKVFSSGDDTFPNGRSHELLFTAEELVIAARTAHEHGAKVRAHSRGLGGIRNAIAAGVDVIDHATYADDAALDAIAERGIFVVPSLYQPHMLLTTGTEHGKTPEYLETLEFEAEVENTLRILPLMVEMGIPVVAGDDFGFAWTPHGTYAKELELYVTMAGIPAPTVLTWATANGARLAGRGGTAGTVQPGRLADLVVTDGDPAEDITVLSRPGAIELVLLGGVAVAGGTASFLSSATSGAA, translated from the coding sequence GTGTCCCGCAAGACCCTGCTCCACCGTGCCACCGTCCAGGAGGGCCTGGGCAAGGCCTCCCTGCCGCACCACAGCGTGCTGATCGACGGCGACCGCATCGAGGCGGTCATGCCCGAGGGCCTGGCCCCCGTCCACGCGCCGGACGTCGACGTCCTCGACCTGGCGGGCCGCACCGTCATGCCCGGCATGACGCTCGGGCACACCCACATCGCCTACCTCGACGTCCTCGACGGCCGAGAGATGCTCTTCAAGTACTCCATTCCCGAGGTCACCCTCGGCGCCGCAGCGAACACCACCAACCTCCTGGGCCTCGGCTACACCGGCTTCGTCGGCGCGGGCTCGGTCTCCGGCATAGACATGGCCCTGCGCAGGGCCGTCGACTCCGGGCGGCTGCGAGGCCCCCGGATCACTCCGTGCAGCCGGGACCTGATGGTGTCGGGGCCGCCCGAGCGCCGCAACTCCGACGTCAAGAAGCGCATCCCGTCCGATCTGATGCGGCTTGCCGACACCCCCGAGGAGATGGCCGAGTACGTCGCCGGGGAGATCGCCCAGGGCGCGGAGATCGTGAAGGTCTTCTCCTCCGGCGACGACACCTTCCCCAACGGCCGGTCCCACGAACTCCTCTTCACCGCCGAGGAACTGGTCATAGCCGCCCGTACGGCGCACGAACACGGCGCCAAGGTGCGGGCCCACTCGCGCGGCCTCGGAGGCATCCGCAACGCCATCGCCGCCGGGGTCGACGTCATCGACCACGCGACCTACGCCGACGACGCGGCGCTCGACGCCATCGCCGAACGCGGGATCTTCGTCGTGCCGAGCCTCTACCAGCCGCACATGCTGCTCACCACCGGCACCGAGCACGGCAAGACCCCCGAGTATCTGGAGACGCTGGAGTTCGAGGCGGAGGTGGAGAACACGCTGCGCATCCTGCCGCTCATGGTGGAGATGGGCATCCCGGTCGTGGCGGGCGACGACTTCGGCTTCGCCTGGACTCCGCACGGCACCTACGCCAAGGAGTTGGAGCTGTACGTGACGATGGCGGGCATCCCCGCTCCCACCGTCCTGACCTGGGCCACCGCCAACGGCGCGCGCCTCGCGGGCCGTGGCGGGACGGCCGGGACCGTACAGCCGGGCCGCCTCGCCGACCTGGTGGTGACCGACGGCGACCCCGCCGAGGACATCACCGTGCTCAGCCGTCCCGGCGCCATCGAACTGGTGCTGCTCGGCGGCGTTGCCGTCGCGGGCGGCACCGCCTCCTTCCTCTCCTCCGCCACCTCAGGAGCCGCGTGA
- a CDS encoding IS110 family transposase → MLLIGDDWAEDHHDVEVQDATGRKPAAARLPEGVDGVAKLHELVAKHGGEDLEPADVIAGIETDRGPWAQALIAVGYQVYAINPRQVARFKERYGTSGAKSDAHALADMVRIDRDQLRPVAGDSEQAQAVRVVARAYQTLVWERTRTFQRLRTTLRQYFPAALTAYADLTLTATDALELLVKEPTPAAAAKLTRLQITAVLARHRRLQPRPAPARQPPRRHPPRMPQDPHPLRRGDRLAAHTHTPAA, encoded by the coding sequence TTGCTACTGATCGGTGATGACTGGGCCGAGGACCACCACGACGTCGAGGTCCAGGACGCGACCGGCCGGAAGCCGGCCGCTGCGCGGCTGCCCGAGGGCGTGGACGGCGTCGCCAAGCTCCATGAGCTGGTTGCGAAGCACGGTGGCGAGGACCTTGAGCCTGCCGACGTGATCGCGGGGATCGAGACCGACCGCGGCCCTTGGGCGCAGGCCCTGATCGCCGTCGGCTACCAGGTCTACGCCATCAACCCCCGGCAGGTCGCCCGCTTCAAGGAGCGGTACGGCACCTCCGGCGCCAAGAGCGACGCGCACGCGCTGGCCGACATGGTACGTATCGACCGCGACCAGCTCCGACCGGTGGCCGGGGACAGCGAACAGGCCCAGGCCGTCCGGGTCGTCGCCCGCGCCTACCAGACGCTGGTCTGGGAACGCACCCGCACCTTCCAGCGGCTGCGCACCACGCTGCGCCAGTACTTCCCCGCCGCCCTGACGGCCTACGCCGACCTGACGCTGACCGCTACGGACGCACTGGAGCTGCTGGTCAAGGAGCCCACGCCGGCTGCGGCGGCGAAGCTGACCCGCCTGCAGATCACTGCCGTCCTGGCCCGGCACCGCCGGCTACAACCCCGCCCTGCGCCAGCTCGGCAACCTCCTCGTCGGCATCCTCCACGGATGCCTCAAGACCCGCACCCTCTACGACGAGGCGACCGCCTGGCAGCACACACCCACACCCCTGCCGCTTGA
- a CDS encoding type 2 periplasmic-binding domain-containing protein, translating to MSADAVALPGPLTEEYTARWSELTGRWAARPGTVLGTLGPDGTSSQLVAEFLARQHGLSVELFATFDEVLARIVAREVDFALVPSAYQGLTRFHWHRDLRLQAFFPQATPEYGIAAPAGQEPPADGEGPVTVAAMWEVRRIYAELVPAALGDREVRWVDAASTQHAAEIAAAGGARLAVTNAPGVRAHGLRWVATRPGAEILWTLFGHADAAEVPLTA from the coding sequence ATGAGCGCTGACGCCGTGGCCCTGCCCGGGCCGCTCACCGAGGAGTACACCGCACGCTGGAGCGAGCTGACCGGGCGCTGGGCCGCGCGGCCCGGCACCGTCCTCGGCACCCTCGGCCCGGACGGCACGTCGAGCCAGCTGGTCGCCGAGTTCCTCGCCCGGCAGCATGGTCTTTCCGTCGAGCTCTTCGCCACCTTCGACGAGGTGCTCGCCAGGATCGTGGCCCGCGAGGTCGACTTCGCCCTCGTCCCCAGCGCCTACCAGGGACTCACCCGCTTCCACTGGCACCGCGACCTGCGGCTCCAGGCATTCTTCCCGCAGGCCACCCCGGAGTACGGGATCGCCGCGCCCGCGGGCCAGGAGCCGCCGGCCGACGGCGAGGGTCCCGTCACGGTCGCCGCCATGTGGGAGGTCCGCCGCATCTACGCCGAGCTGGTGCCCGCGGCGCTGGGCGACCGCGAGGTGCGCTGGGTCGACGCGGCGTCCACGCAGCACGCCGCCGAGATCGCGGCCGCGGGCGGCGCCCGGCTCGCGGTCACCAACGCCCCGGGGGTACGGGCCCACGGCCTGCGCTGGGTGGCCACCCGGCCGGGTGCGGAGATCCTCTGGACCCTCTTCGGGCACGCGGACGCAGCCGAGGTGCCCCTCACCGCCTAA